One part of the Cystobacter ferrugineus genome encodes these proteins:
- a CDS encoding RNA polymerase sigma factor produces the protein MKAITGGKKDRSEFLRELYTAYGGSVYGRCLYLLKDPTNAEDAMQEVFARALDYADEFRAGSSPLAWLMKIATHHCLNLLRAEQAPWRRWFELNARARPMGDGGEQKMEARELVRSLLSRVDLETQAAVVHYWVDGMTLEEVATILERSVPTVRKRLERFAALTNKELEVP, from the coding sequence TTGAAGGCCATCACTGGAGGGAAGAAGGATCGGAGCGAGTTCCTGCGCGAGCTGTACACGGCGTACGGCGGCAGCGTTTACGGGCGCTGCCTCTATCTGTTGAAGGATCCCACGAATGCCGAGGACGCGATGCAGGAGGTGTTCGCCCGCGCCCTCGATTACGCGGACGAGTTCCGCGCGGGCTCCTCGCCCCTGGCGTGGCTGATGAAGATCGCCACCCACCACTGTCTCAACCTGCTGCGCGCGGAGCAGGCCCCCTGGCGGCGATGGTTCGAGCTGAACGCGCGGGCCCGTCCGATGGGAGATGGGGGAGAGCAGAAGATGGAGGCACGGGAGCTGGTGCGGTCGCTGCTCTCCCGGGTGGACCTGGAGACGCAGGCGGCGGTGGTGCACTACTGGGTGGACGGAATGACGCTGGAGGAGGTCGCCACGATCCTGGAGCGTTCGGTGCCCACGGTGCGCAAGCGACTGGAGCGGTTCGCCGCCCTGACGAACAAGGAACTGGAGGTTCCATGA
- a CDS encoding caspase family protein, translating to MVAAQALRLLAAHARGLVLGVLLATAVQAQPLHRFALVAGNDEGGEDTRPLRFAKDDARKMHDLLVRLGGVEPGDARLLLDETAEDFLQALARLETRARAARAQGERTSLIVYYSGHAKDGSLRMGDSALNLEALKHRLAAASVDIRIAILDSCRSGALTRRKGARRAPAFVIDTNTAQESRGLVILTSSSADEDSQESDLLGGSYFSHHLVSGLMGNADRSADGQVTLFEAYSHAYARTVADTADSSAGAQHPTFSYDLAGQGDLVLTSPRGSNEGLLVPRTAPAGDYYFVNPRGLVVAELHKAVDTERRVALAPGTYTVKRRLTDRLRVGEAEVRRGHTTVLDESQLRDTPFSDDPVKGVPSRERGARAYWTLGLSGGHHSFFDSSTRENLFPYVPLLGLELGLHDYLREGWSWNFDLALGMQNARLGLPNLEGTRYRYSLLSVGTSLVAEWRLGRVSPFIGPRLAYLNMHRDFADANFPDQHYGMLTPGLVTGVHWRPLERVEFTGNFRLHYFFYNVDYQRSLGYWEFLVLVKYRL from the coding sequence TTGGTTGCTGCGCAAGCCCTGAGGCTCCTGGCGGCCCATGCCCGGGGGCTCGTCCTGGGCGTGTTGCTGGCAACGGCCGTGCAGGCGCAGCCGCTGCACCGCTTCGCACTGGTGGCGGGCAACGACGAGGGCGGCGAGGACACCCGGCCCCTGCGTTTCGCGAAGGACGACGCGCGCAAGATGCACGATCTCCTGGTGCGGCTGGGCGGCGTGGAGCCCGGCGATGCGCGGCTGCTGCTGGACGAGACCGCGGAGGACTTCCTCCAGGCGCTCGCCAGGCTGGAAACGCGTGCACGTGCGGCACGGGCCCAGGGTGAGCGCACCTCGCTCATCGTCTACTACTCGGGCCATGCGAAGGACGGCTCGCTGCGGATGGGGGACAGCGCGCTGAACCTGGAGGCGCTGAAGCACCGGCTGGCGGCGGCGTCCGTGGACATCCGCATCGCCATCCTGGACTCGTGCCGTTCCGGGGCGCTCACGCGGAGGAAGGGAGCCCGGCGCGCTCCAGCCTTCGTGATCGACACGAACACCGCGCAGGAAAGCCGGGGGCTCGTCATCCTCACCTCCAGCTCGGCGGACGAGGACTCGCAGGAGTCGGATCTGCTGGGCGGCAGCTATTTCTCCCACCACCTGGTCAGCGGGCTGATGGGGAACGCGGACCGTTCCGCGGATGGCCAGGTGACGCTCTTCGAGGCCTACTCCCATGCCTATGCCCGCACCGTGGCGGACACCGCGGACAGCAGCGCCGGTGCCCAGCACCCGACCTTCAGCTACGACCTGGCCGGCCAGGGCGACCTGGTGCTCACGAGTCCGCGGGGGAGCAACGAGGGCCTGCTGGTGCCTCGCACCGCGCCCGCGGGGGACTACTACTTCGTGAACCCTCGTGGCCTCGTGGTGGCGGAGCTGCACAAGGCCGTGGACACCGAGCGGAGGGTCGCCCTGGCTCCGGGCACGTATACGGTGAAGCGGCGGCTGACGGACCGGCTGCGCGTGGGCGAGGCCGAGGTCCGGCGCGGACACACCACGGTGCTCGATGAGTCACAGCTCCGGGACACGCCCTTCTCGGATGATCCGGTGAAAGGCGTGCCGTCCCGGGAGCGCGGAGCCCGCGCGTATTGGACGCTGGGTCTCTCCGGCGGACATCACTCCTTCTTCGATTCCTCCACCCGCGAGAACCTCTTCCCCTACGTGCCCCTGCTGGGCCTGGAGCTGGGCCTGCACGACTACCTGCGCGAGGGCTGGAGCTGGAACTTCGATCTGGCACTGGGCATGCAAAATGCCAGGCTGGGGTTGCCCAACCTCGAGGGAACGCGCTACCGCTATTCGCTGCTGTCCGTGGGGACCTCGCTGGTGGCCGAGTGGCGCCTGGGCCGCGTGTCTCCCTTCATCGGACCACGGCTCGCCTACCTCAACATGCACCGCGACTTCGCGGATGCGAACTTCCCGGATCAACACTACGGGATGCTCACCCCAGGCCTCGTGACCGGCGTGCACTGGCGGCCCCTGGAGCGGGTCGAGTTCACCGGGAACTTCCGCCTCCACTACTTCTTCTACAACGTCGATTACCAGCGCTCCCTCGGGTACTGGGAGTTCCTGGTGCTCGTGAAGTATCGCCTCTGA
- a CDS encoding ACP synthase: protein MSTHPSEWTLRRLHARELPGPESQQAWEHVSSCTECREVMKGLEADQARFEEEVPFDRFAAEVERALRKPPAAPSRPRLNGFLVAVAATVLLVVAVRPLLSPSPSLNRLKGGASAELRIGGDGPQRAVLPGTTEALLPGERVRLGYVADSYRYVMAVSVDDTGEVSALYSEQGMSLPVEAGAGTHWLPESVLFTGTGHERVVLVLSDKPLRVEAVQAAARRIWEAAGGKVAAMSTLGVEGEELHWLLRKP from the coding sequence ATGAGCACTCACCCCTCGGAATGGACGCTGCGGCGGCTGCACGCCAGGGAGCTTCCCGGTCCGGAGTCCCAGCAGGCCTGGGAGCACGTGTCCTCGTGCACGGAGTGTCGCGAGGTGATGAAGGGCCTCGAGGCGGACCAGGCCCGCTTCGAGGAGGAGGTGCCCTTCGACCGGTTCGCGGCCGAGGTGGAGCGCGCCTTGCGGAAGCCGCCCGCGGCGCCTTCCCGGCCCCGGCTCAATGGTTTCCTGGTCGCCGTGGCGGCCACGGTCCTGCTGGTGGTGGCGGTCCGGCCGCTGCTCTCGCCGTCTCCTTCCCTCAACCGGCTCAAGGGCGGAGCCTCCGCGGAGCTGCGAATCGGCGGCGATGGGCCCCAGCGCGCCGTCCTGCCGGGCACCACCGAGGCGCTCCTCCCAGGCGAGCGGGTACGACTGGGGTACGTGGCGGATTCCTACCGGTACGTGATGGCGGTGTCCGTGGACGATACCGGCGAGGTGTCGGCGCTCTATTCCGAGCAGGGGATGAGCCTCCCCGTCGAAGCAGGGGCCGGAACACACTGGTTGCCCGAGAGCGTGCTGTTCACGGGCACGGGCCACGAGCGGGTGGTGTTGGTGCTTTCGGACAAGCCATTGAGGGTGGAGGCCGTGCAGGCGGCGGCCCGGCGGATCTGGGAGGCCGCGGGAGGCAAGGTGGCGGCCATGTCCACGCTGGGCGTGGAGGGTGAGGAGCTCCATTGGTTGCTGCGCAAGCCCTGA